One Thalassospira marina DNA window includes the following coding sequences:
- a CDS encoding FliH/SctL family protein — MTAIEKFKFTLNFDDADTVIRPAGAEEEHYSLKRKSQKKKKEDEAPPPPPAIYTEEQMQTMLRDTETRAREEAFAQGHEQGLNQGREEILNSLEKAVADTAQLLAARLVHIDELQKRAHASTAEDGIHVTRAIVKKLLPAWVQENSTVEIESIVRKCLSNLFDAPKVLIQVHPEIAGELQARVSEIAQSRGFSGQAVVVGEASIAKGDCRVSWGDGTAVRDQARTWGEINAIVENAIIAHREAHALPDNNPMADPAVQESRLPEPQPQQQPRPAPVAQQATTGEVAGESNAPAEQAQSSVSATATAPASPAGPSMQPDQPAQHAPSPAGVENADGTELPKGDN, encoded by the coding sequence ATGACTGCGATCGAAAAATTCAAATTCACCTTAAATTTTGACGACGCGGACACCGTTATCCGCCCTGCGGGCGCGGAAGAAGAACATTATTCGCTAAAGCGCAAATCGCAGAAAAAGAAAAAAGAAGACGAGGCCCCGCCGCCCCCACCCGCCATTTATACCGAAGAGCAAATGCAAACCATGCTGCGCGATACCGAAACGCGCGCACGTGAAGAAGCCTTTGCCCAAGGCCATGAACAGGGCCTTAACCAGGGGCGCGAGGAAATCCTGAATTCGCTGGAAAAGGCGGTTGCCGATACAGCCCAGCTTTTGGCGGCACGCCTTGTACATATCGACGAGTTGCAAAAGCGGGCCCATGCCAGCACTGCCGAAGATGGCATCCATGTTACCCGCGCGATTGTCAAAAAGCTATTGCCGGCATGGGTGCAGGAAAATTCGACCGTCGAAATCGAAAGCATCGTTCGCAAATGCCTGTCGAACCTGTTTGATGCCCCCAAGGTGCTTATTCAGGTCCATCCCGAAATTGCCGGGGAATTGCAGGCGCGCGTAAGTGAAATTGCCCAAAGCAGGGGTTTTTCCGGCCAGGCCGTTGTGGTGGGCGAAGCCAGCATTGCCAAGGGTGATTGCCGTGTATCGTGGGGCGATGGCACGGCCGTTCGCGACCAGGCCCGTACCTGGGGCGAAATCAACGCCATTGTTGAAAATGCGATTATCGCACATCGCGAAGCCCATGCCCTGCCCGACAATAACCCGATGGCAGACCCCGCCGTGCAGGAAAGCCGCCTGCCCGAGCCGCAGCCACAGCAGCAACCACGACCAGCCCCCGTTGCCCAGCAGGCAACAACAGGTGAGGTTGCAGGGGAAAGCAATGCCCCGGCCGAACAGGCGCAATCATCCGTATCGGCAACGGCAACAGCACCGGCATCACCTGCGGGGCCGTCAATGCAGCCTGACCAGCCAGCCCAACATGCCCCATCACCGGCGGGTGTTGAAAATGCGGATGGGACAGAACTGCCAAAAGGCGATAATTAG
- the fliF gene encoding flagellar basal-body MS-ring/collar protein FliF, whose product MGGILQTLKSLGPTRLMALSGVGLLLIVFFAFLILRVSAPNMDLLYRDLSPADAGQIVDRLDSQQIDYQLLKGGTEILVPADQVNRLRIAMAEAGLPSGGSVGYEIFDKQDGMGSTSFEQNINHVRALEGELSRTIASIQSVKQARVHLVLPKRQMFSRETQEPSASIALQLQGKELDAEQVAAIQHLVAAAVPQLVPSKVSIIDERGHLLARGDGEQQTATFLTQTADEMRIRNETRLRNTIEDLLSRSLGYDQVRAEVSVDMNFNKVTTNNERFNPDEQVVRSSQTVDQTSTNTETDGTDPVTLQNNLPDPNLSSNGAGSNSQENRSEETVNYEISKTTTTSIKEIGEISRVTVAVLVDGTYSTNENGEQVYQERSPQDLDKIAALVRSAIGYDPNRGDQVEVINMKFADTSDMFSDAPVDTFLGLDKNEVFRIAEMLVLAIVAILVILLVVRPLLTRAFETLPSAADMAQRQLLAEDGSMLAEGGQPALAGPAPVPGAHMADEHDELINISQVEGRVKASSVKKIGEIVDKHPEEALAIIRNWLYQEN is encoded by the coding sequence ATGGGCGGCATTTTACAGACTCTCAAGAGCCTGGGGCCGACACGTCTGATGGCGTTGTCGGGCGTGGGCCTATTGCTGATTGTGTTTTTTGCTTTTCTGATTCTGCGCGTATCCGCGCCGAACATGGATCTGCTGTACCGTGACCTGTCCCCTGCCGATGCCGGCCAGATCGTTGACCGCCTCGATAGCCAGCAGATCGATTATCAGCTTCTGAAGGGCGGCACTGAAATTCTGGTTCCTGCCGACCAGGTCAACCGCCTGCGCATTGCCATGGCCGAAGCCGGGCTGCCGTCGGGCGGATCTGTCGGTTATGAAATTTTTGACAAACAGGATGGCATGGGCTCGACCAGCTTCGAGCAGAACATCAACCATGTCCGTGCGCTTGAAGGTGAGCTTTCGCGCACCATTGCCTCCATTCAGTCGGTCAAGCAGGCCCGTGTGCATCTGGTTTTGCCCAAACGCCAGATGTTTTCGCGCGAAACCCAGGAACCCAGTGCGTCTATTGCCCTGCAGCTTCAGGGCAAGGAACTTGATGCCGAGCAGGTCGCCGCCATTCAGCACCTTGTTGCCGCTGCCGTGCCGCAGCTTGTTCCCAGCAAGGTTTCCATCATTGATGAGCGCGGCCATCTTCTGGCGCGTGGTGATGGTGAACAGCAAACAGCGACCTTCCTGACCCAGACCGCCGATGAAATGCGCATCCGCAATGAAACGCGCCTGCGCAACACCATCGAAGACCTGCTGTCGCGTTCGCTTGGCTATGACCAGGTGCGCGCCGAAGTCTCGGTCGATATGAATTTCAACAAGGTCACGACCAATAACGAACGTTTCAACCCCGATGAGCAGGTTGTGCGTTCCAGCCAGACAGTTGACCAGACATCGACCAATACCGAAACCGATGGCACCGACCCGGTTACCCTGCAAAACAACCTGCCGGACCCGAACCTGAGCAGCAATGGCGCGGGCAGCAACAGCCAGGAAAACCGCTCGGAAGAAACGGTCAATTACGAAATTTCCAAAACCACCACCACCAGCATCAAGGAAATTGGCGAAATTTCCCGTGTGACGGTGGCTGTGCTGGTTGATGGCACCTACAGCACCAACGAAAATGGTGAGCAGGTTTACCAGGAACGTTCGCCCCAGGACCTGGACAAGATTGCCGCCCTGGTCCGCAGCGCGATTGGGTATGACCCCAACCGTGGTGACCAGGTTGAAGTCATCAACATGAAATTTGCTGATACATCCGACATGTTCAGCGATGCACCGGTTGATACCTTCCTTGGCCTCGACAAAAACGAAGTCTTCCGCATTGCTGAAATGCTGGTACTAGCGATTGTCGCGATCCTGGTTATCCTGCTGGTGGTTCGCCCGCTGCTTACCCGTGCCTTTGAAACGCTGCCCAGTGCGGCGGATATGGCCCAGCGCCAGCTTCTGGCCGAAGATGGCAGCATGCTGGCCGAAGGCGGGCAGCCGGCACTGGCGGGCCCTGCCCCGGTACCGGGCGCACATATGGCTGACGAGCATGACGAACTGATCAACATTTCGCAGGTCGAAGGCCGGGTGAAGGCATCGTCGGTCAAAAAGATTGGCGAAATTGTCGACAAACACCCGGAAGAGGCCCTGGCGATCATTCGCAACTGGCTTTATCAGGAAAACTGA